The following proteins come from a genomic window of Gemmatimonadota bacterium:
- a CDS encoding glycosyltransferase family 39 protein produces MADSDIAHDRHGARSSDEAVHTGVPSPPPSVSLFLEAGLAAAVVALGYLLLRTSPVLAAGAFSDDGVYLALGKAIASGEGYHSIYTAGAPVHLKYPPGLPAFYALLWWMGRGLDTVHALALGASLLASAVAAGLLWWLARARFGLTRLSTGLFVLSPFFLEGLVQYLNLATSEAPFLLSWVIALVLFGRLHRAGTPRSRMGWALGLGLTVAAATLIRTQGVVLVPALLVALLIVRAGSRPVALFSLSALLPLVCWSLWHRLSVAAGPVSTQPDEEAYSDWLGAGGGSELLHTTLDVLRSQVTRYVVALPSHFAEPPVLGGAILAALVLLAVVGGARRLRSDPDVVLSGAALSVVIALWPFSQDRFVLILLPVFGLLAAAAVQRWAQPTVHRGRWGYGLAAVLILLVGVRQMEIRSMRFGERAEGELYFHPAQFLVDNTRYLVAASRWVAERAGTEDVLLAPLPAGIWLYTGVPGVNATPAEPDVGPSDFDVPGAFLAHRIAEDGVTLLLLWNPNFEINRDAALVQRTCPDALQFLEVTREPAGVAIFRINATDPCLSTEFLDPLTRVPR; encoded by the coding sequence ATGGCCGACAGCGACATAGCGCATGACCGGCACGGGGCCCGGTCGTCCGACGAGGCTGTGCACACCGGCGTTCCCTCCCCTCCGCCGTCCGTTTCGCTGTTCCTGGAGGCGGGGCTCGCTGCGGCTGTGGTCGCGCTCGGCTACCTGCTGCTGCGCACCTCCCCCGTGTTGGCGGCGGGTGCGTTCTCCGACGACGGGGTGTACCTGGCGCTAGGCAAGGCGATCGCCTCCGGGGAGGGGTACCACTCCATCTACACGGCGGGAGCACCCGTCCATCTCAAGTATCCTCCCGGTCTGCCCGCGTTCTATGCGCTCCTGTGGTGGATGGGCAGGGGGCTCGACACGGTCCATGCGCTGGCGTTGGGGGCGAGCCTGCTGGCGAGCGCGGTGGCGGCCGGCCTGCTGTGGTGGCTGGCCCGGGCGCGCTTCGGTCTCACGCGCCTGAGCACGGGGCTCTTCGTGCTGTCCCCCTTCTTCCTCGAAGGGCTGGTCCAGTACCTGAACCTCGCTACCAGCGAAGCCCCCTTCCTCCTGAGTTGGGTGATCGCGCTGGTGCTGTTCGGTCGCCTCCATCGGGCGGGGACCCCCCGGTCGCGAATGGGATGGGCGCTCGGGCTCGGATTGACCGTGGCCGCTGCGACCCTCATCCGGACTCAGGGCGTCGTGTTGGTCCCGGCCCTGCTGGTGGCGCTGCTGATCGTTCGGGCGGGCAGCCGCCCGGTCGCGCTTTTTTCGCTCTCCGCGCTGCTGCCGCTGGTATGCTGGAGCCTCTGGCACCGCCTGAGCGTCGCTGCCGGGCCCGTCAGTACCCAGCCGGACGAGGAGGCCTATTCCGACTGGCTGGGCGCGGGCGGCGGTTCCGAACTGCTCCACACCACCCTCGACGTGCTGCGTTCGCAGGTGACCCGCTACGTAGTGGCTCTTCCGAGCCATTTCGCCGAGCCGCCGGTGCTGGGTGGAGCAATCCTGGCAGCCTTGGTTCTCCTGGCGGTCGTCGGAGGTGCCCGGCGGCTCCGCAGCGATCCGGATGTAGTCTTGAGTGGAGCGGCGCTCAGCGTCGTCATCGCGCTCTGGCCGTTTTCCCAGGACCGGTTCGTATTGATCCTGCTGCCGGTGTTCGGCCTGCTGGCCGCCGCGGCGGTGCAGCGGTGGGCCCAGCCCACGGTGCACCGTGGGCGTTGGGGATACGGGCTGGCTGCGGTCCTGATCCTACTTGTGGGTGTCCGGCAGATGGAGATTCGCTCGATGCGGTTCGGCGAACGCGCGGAGGGCGAGCTCTACTTCCACCCGGCCCAGTTCCTCGTCGACAACACGCGGTACCTGGTAGCTGCCTCCCGCTGGGTCGCGGAGCGCGCGGGTACGGAGGACGTACTCCTGGCACCGCTGCCGGCAGGGATTTGGCTCTACACGGGTGTTCCGGGCGTGAACGCTACGCCGGCCGAGCCCGACGTGGGCCCTTCCGACTTCGACGTGCCCGGCGCCTTCCTTGCGCACCGGATCGCGGAGGACGGCGTCACGCTCCTTCTCCTCTGGAATCCGAACTTCGAGATCAACCGCGACGCTGCCCTGGTGCAGCGGACGTGTCCGGACGCGCTCCAATTCCTGGAAGTGACCCGCGAACCTGCCGGCGTCGCGATCTTCCGGATCAACGCGACCGATCCGTGTCTCTCGACGGAGTTTCTCGATCCGCTGACGCGGGTGCCGCGATAG
- a CDS encoding ring-cleaving dioxygenase, producing MSAVTGIHHVTAMASRPQANLDFYVGTLGMRLVKRSVNQDDPGTYHFFYADGAGTPGTDLTFFPWLHIAPPRRGSAEIAEVSLTVPVGSLSEWRARLTRAGVSDVTEATRFGERSLAFSDPDGLPVVLVESAASRDFTPWEGGGVGVSEQVRGLHAVRIRVRDLGPTRAVLTELLGLADAGQEDGWTRFAAAGGGPGTWVDVLETPDTPPARLGRGSIHHVAWRVPDDATQAQVRDALARAGLQPTPVIDRFWFRSVYFQEPGGTIFEIATDGPGFAVDEAPERLGETLVLPPWLEPHRSRIEAVLPPVELPMA from the coding sequence ATGTCCGCAGTGACCGGCATCCATCACGTCACCGCCATGGCCTCTCGCCCGCAGGCGAACCTCGACTTCTATGTCGGCACGCTGGGCATGCGCCTGGTCAAGCGCAGCGTGAACCAGGACGATCCCGGTACCTACCATTTCTTCTACGCGGACGGCGCGGGGACGCCGGGCACGGATCTCACCTTCTTCCCCTGGCTGCACATCGCTCCGCCGCGCCGTGGGTCGGCTGAGATCGCGGAGGTCTCGCTGACCGTGCCCGTGGGCTCCTTGTCCGAGTGGCGCGCCCGCCTGACGCGCGCCGGGGTCTCCGACGTGACGGAGGCCACGCGCTTCGGCGAGCGGTCCCTGGCGTTCAGCGACCCCGACGGGTTGCCGGTGGTGCTGGTGGAGAGCGCTGCGTCGCGCGACTTCACGCCTTGGGAGGGTGGCGGCGTTGGCGTCTCCGAGCAGGTCCGCGGTCTGCACGCAGTCCGGATCCGGGTCCGGGACCTCGGGCCCACGCGCGCTGTGCTCACCGAGCTGCTCGGGTTGGCCGACGCGGGCCAAGAGGACGGGTGGACCCGCTTCGCCGCTGCCGGCGGCGGCCCCGGCACGTGGGTGGACGTCCTGGAGACGCCGGACACGCCTCCGGCGCGTCTCGGGCGGGGCAGCATCCACCATGTCGCCTGGCGCGTTCCCGATGATGCGACTCAGGCGCAGGTACGCGATGCCCTCGCGCGCGCGGGTCTGCAGCCGACGCCGGTGATCGACCGCTTCTGGTTCCGGTCGGTGTACTTCCAGGAGCCGGGTGGAACGATCTTCGAGATTGCGACGGATGGCCCCGGGTTCGCTGTGGATGAGGCGCCGGAGAGGCTGGGGGAGACCTTGGTATTGCCGCCCTGGCTGGAGCCCCACCGGTCGCGCATCGAAGCCGTGTTGCCGCCGGTCGAGCTTCCCATGGCTTGA